GCGCGAGATTGCGCGGTGGCGGCCCCGCGCTGTCGGCGGGATTGACGGCGCCGGCGGCGGGCCGCCGGCGGGTGCGGCCACGCGACAACCAGACGGGTTCGCGCGGGCGGCCGGCGGCGCATCGCCCGAGGACCCGGCGAGGAGGAGCGGACGGTCGAGGCGATGGCACTGCCGCCTGCGCGCCGGCGGGCCGGCAGCCTACGTGCCAGGCGGCCGGGGGGTCGCCCGGCTGCCGCCTGCGCGCCGGCGGGCGTTGCGCGCAAAAAAAATGCCGCCGCTCGTCGGGGCGGGCGGCGGCGGGCCGTCGGGGGACGCGGCGCCGGCGCGGGGCCTCCGGTCGTGGAGGTCGTCACGCCGACATGTGCTTGCGGATCTTTTCGACGAGAGTCGTACGGTTGAGCCCGAGCAGACTCGCGGCCTCGGTGCGGTTGCCGCCGGTGCGCTGGAGTGCTTCTTCGATGTAGCGGCGCTCCAGCGCGTCGATCGCCGCCCGCAGGTCGAGGTTGTCGCCGATCGGAGCGGCGCTCTGCACGGGAATGTTCGGAACGGTCCCGCGCGCGAACTTGAGCGGAATGTCTCGCGCGGTGAGCTTCCCGGAGCGTCGCAGCAGCACCGCGCGCTCGATCGTGTGCATCAGTTCGCGGATGTTCCCCGGCCAGCGATGGCGGCGGAGCGCATCCAGCGCGTCGGCCGTAAGGCCCGTGACGTTGCGGCCGTTGCGCGCGCTGGCGCGAGCCACGAATGCCTCGGCCAGCGCCGGGATGTCGTCGATGCGCTCGCGCAGCGGCGGCAGATGCACCGGGATGACCGCGAGCCGGTAGTACAGGTCCGCTCGGAACTTGCCCTCCTCGACGAGCTGCTCGAGGTCCTTGTTGGTCGCGGCGACCACCCGGATGTCGATGCGGACGTGGTCGTTGCTGCCGATCGGCGCGACGGTCCCTTCTTGCAGCACGCGCAAGAGCTTGGCCTGCGCCGCGAGCGGCATGTCGCCGATCTCGTCGAGAAACAGCGTCCCGCCGTCGGCCGACGCGATGCGGCCTTCGCGCGCCGTCACCGCACCGGTGAAGGCGCCGCGGGTATGCCCGAACAGCTCGGCTTCGATGAGCGATTCCGGGATGGCGGCGCAGTTGAGCGCGACGAACGGGCGGTCGCGACGCGGGGAGGCGTCGTGGACGGCGCGCGCGAGCAGCTCCTTCCCCGTACCGCTTTCGCCCGTGATGAGCACGGTCGCGTCCGAGTCGGCGACGTTGCGGACGACGTCGAGGA
This is a stretch of genomic DNA from Deltaproteobacteria bacterium. It encodes these proteins:
- a CDS encoding sigma-54-dependent Fis family transcriptional regulator, which codes for MAAHLAILLVEDDVALRRTYERALQRAGHEVCSAGDVAEALQWLDHRTFDLAFVDYDLPDGNGADVVEYAVRHCRVSAPYCITGTADTQTVVAVTRAGCLDVFEKPVGHRRLNALIQQFIDGAEDGGADLDAWRERYAPNILGDSPALRNVLDVVRNVADSDATVLITGESGTGKELLARAVHDASPRRDRPFVALNCAAIPESLIEAELFGHTRGAFTGAVTAREGRIASADGGTLFLDEIGDMPLAAQAKLLRVLQEGTVAPIGSNDHVRIDIRVVAATNKDLEQLVEEGKFRADLYYRLAVIPVHLPPLRERIDDIPALAEAFVARASARNGRNVTGLTADALDALRRHRWPGNIRELMHTIERAVLLRRSGKLTARDIPLKFARGTVPNIPVQSAAPIGDNLDLRAAIDALERRYIEEALQRTGGNRTEAASLLGLNRTTLVEKIRKHMSA